A genomic window from Streptomyces sp. HUAS YS2 includes:
- a CDS encoding alpha/beta hydrolase, whose product MEHTMTRIPTRQAARRRRARRSLAAATVLAALGALTVAPAVAASELRPAAQQSTGRGTLLGVTPVADLSRAEVAAFLKGADIDPATVRHGVRGYRLTYRTLTPRGHSTTATGLLVLPKGGERRLDLVADTHGTMVHRDYAPSVAEDFGLYAPYLHAAAGRAVAAPDYLGLGKGPGLHPYMDTASSVSASLDMLRASRTAARALGRPLTGDVYGTGFSQGGQVAMALGRELARGADRHFRLRALAPVAGPYDLQGAEIPALLDGRVNGISGVFYMSYFLTAQNRLHPVYGNPAEAFRQPYAGYVEELFDTRHTEEDIVTKLPGSVKELLTDDFYERLRHPDGGLLAALEAQEGTCDWKPDLPVQLHSAAGDTDVAIANSVNCAADLARNGVTAPVVDHAKADHNTTFKLAGPQIVRWFDTLARR is encoded by the coding sequence ATGGAGCACACCATGACCCGCATCCCCACCCGACAGGCCGCGCGACGCAGGCGAGCGCGCCGGTCGCTGGCCGCCGCCACAGTCCTCGCAGCCCTGGGCGCCCTGACCGTCGCCCCGGCGGTCGCGGCGTCCGAGCTTCGCCCGGCGGCCCAGCAGAGCACCGGACGCGGGACCCTCCTCGGAGTCACTCCCGTCGCCGACCTGAGCCGGGCCGAGGTCGCCGCGTTCCTCAAGGGCGCCGACATCGACCCGGCGACAGTGCGCCACGGCGTGCGCGGCTACCGGCTCACCTACCGGACCCTGACCCCTCGGGGCCATTCCACCACCGCCACCGGCCTGTTGGTCCTCCCCAAGGGTGGCGAGCGCCGGCTCGACCTGGTTGCCGACACGCACGGCACGATGGTCCACCGCGACTACGCGCCGTCCGTCGCCGAGGACTTCGGTCTCTACGCGCCCTACTTGCACGCTGCCGCAGGCCGCGCCGTCGCCGCTCCCGACTACCTCGGGCTTGGCAAGGGGCCCGGCCTCCACCCGTACATGGACACCGCCTCCTCCGTCTCCGCCTCGCTCGACATGCTGCGCGCCTCACGCACCGCCGCGCGCGCACTGGGCAGGCCGCTCACCGGCGACGTGTACGGCACCGGGTTCTCGCAGGGCGGCCAGGTCGCCATGGCGCTGGGCCGCGAGCTGGCACGCGGCGCTGACCGGCACTTCCGGCTGCGGGCACTCGCACCGGTCGCCGGACCGTACGACCTGCAGGGCGCCGAGATCCCCGCCCTGCTCGACGGTCGTGTCAACGGCATCAGCGGCGTCTTCTACATGTCGTACTTCCTCACCGCGCAGAACCGGCTGCACCCCGTCTACGGCAACCCGGCCGAGGCCTTCCGACAGCCGTACGCCGGCTACGTGGAGGAACTCTTCGACACGCGGCACACCGAGGAGGACATCGTCACGAAGCTGCCGGGCTCGGTGAAGGAGCTGCTGACCGACGACTTCTACGAGCGGCTGCGTCATCCGGACGGCGGCCTGCTGGCCGCACTCGAAGCGCAGGAAGGCACCTGCGACTGGAAACCCGACCTCCCCGTACAACTGCACAGCGCGGCCGGTGACACGGACGTAGCGATCGCCAACTCCGTCAACTGCGCGGCCGATCTGGCCCGCAACGGTGTCACCGCCCCCGTCGTCGACCACGCGAAGGCCGATCACAACACGACCTTCAAGCTGGCAGGGCCCCAGATCGTGCGCTGGTTCGACACGCTCGCACGCCGCTAG
- a CDS encoding VOC family protein, translated as MAEKTIPILPCRTIQPVLEFYTALGFEVTFQQKSPNPYAVVERGGIELQFFGLKQYEPAESVSTCFVLTDDVDGLHAVFRAGLKKAYGKVPSRGLPRIGPLKDMSYGVRQFLMTDPGGNCIRIGQRTSEDQHHRRAPEETFARALHHASLLADSKEDPAGAAKVIDRVLGLEDERPTPVQLLRLLVLRADVAGRLGDDETATTTLTKATAVQLSPEDRESVRDDVDRLEDLRN; from the coding sequence ATGGCTGAGAAAACCATTCCGATCCTCCCGTGCCGGACCATTCAGCCCGTGCTCGAGTTCTACACCGCCCTCGGGTTCGAGGTGACCTTCCAGCAGAAGAGCCCCAACCCGTACGCGGTTGTGGAGCGCGGCGGCATCGAGCTCCAGTTCTTCGGGTTGAAGCAGTACGAGCCGGCTGAGTCTGTCAGTACGTGCTTCGTCCTGACCGATGACGTCGACGGACTGCATGCTGTCTTCCGGGCGGGGCTCAAGAAGGCGTACGGGAAGGTCCCATCCCGAGGGCTGCCACGCATCGGGCCGCTCAAGGACATGTCGTACGGCGTGCGGCAGTTCCTCATGACCGATCCCGGTGGCAACTGCATCCGCATCGGGCAGCGGACGAGCGAGGACCAACACCATCGTCGAGCCCCCGAGGAGACCTTCGCCCGTGCCCTGCACCACGCGTCCCTCCTTGCGGACTCGAAAGAGGACCCGGCGGGCGCCGCGAAGGTCATCGACCGCGTGCTTGGCCTGGAGGACGAGCGGCCCACGCCCGTACAACTGCTCCGCCTCCTCGTACTTCGCGCGGACGTCGCCGGGCGTCTCGGTGACGACGAAACCGCGACGACGACGCTCACGAAGGCCACCGCGGTCCAACTCTCCCCCGAGGACCGAGAGTCGGTTCGCGACGACGTAGACCGACTCGAAGACCTGCGCAATTGA
- a CDS encoding discoidin domain-containing protein, producing the protein MALGLLVPLLAVPSAAAELVPANTEINARPTVVPALQQWKGGTGSFELRKHSRIVLAKKQADELDDQGEQLAADIAQVTGHQLDVSPRIPQDGDIVLSIDPSLPDAAGGARYAEEGYTLTATDRNVTITAPTEKGVYYGTRSLLQILLLDDGRDSVPVGTAVDWPNYKVRGFMLDVGRRFFTPDYIRDYLRVMGWFKLNQLQLHLNDNGFKGGKPWSEVQAGFRLKTDNPELAGLASRDGAYDRADWDSFENTAAANGVTIIPEIDAPAHSLAFIRFRPSLGLNNGDSDHLDLSKPETTAFMKSVFDEFVPWFRSPDVHFGADEYTVDKPRYKGYFNEMAAHIRALGKQPRAWGSLSVMAASSDGYDRDVTMNSWNNGWYGPQALKRDGYSFINTNDALLYIVPFAGYYHGRGLDGKYLYDQWEPHVFPGGQSVAPGDPQLLGAMSAVWNDLTEADYSELDVHGLVEPTFGTLAQKMWSGAKAGVPYSTFLDTVRKLGVGTGLTKVSTTLAASASGEVSLGKEATASAGDADAAFDGVRTTTWASGPGDEAWLRVDLGKPVAISNVELDWALAHGRSYEIQVSRDGEHWTTVASRTGRGSAGVDTLTFEPVTARHVRLVGTQAGTKQDGYALWSMRVFEVPDLALHRPTTASSSEVASLGPENATDGDGKTRWASAYRDGEWIQVDLGSRQTVRRVLLDWEAASGRDYDIQVSDDAADWKTVASVRGKPAGARLDELTFDPATARYVRMQGIKRASGFGYSLWRLEVRSTSPDPDPA; encoded by the coding sequence ATGGCACTCGGGTTGTTGGTGCCTTTGCTGGCCGTACCGTCCGCAGCTGCCGAACTCGTCCCCGCGAACACCGAAATCAACGCCCGGCCCACCGTGGTGCCCGCCCTTCAGCAGTGGAAGGGCGGAACGGGCTCGTTCGAGCTGCGCAAGCACAGCCGGATCGTGCTGGCCAAGAAGCAGGCCGACGAACTCGACGACCAGGGCGAGCAACTCGCCGCCGATATCGCACAGGTGACAGGGCACCAGCTGGACGTCTCCCCCCGGATCCCGCAGGACGGCGACATCGTCCTGTCGATCGATCCCTCCCTCCCCGACGCTGCGGGTGGCGCCCGCTACGCCGAGGAGGGCTACACCCTCACGGCCACCGACCGCAACGTGACGATCACCGCGCCGACCGAGAAGGGTGTCTACTACGGCACGCGCAGCCTCCTGCAGATCCTGCTGCTCGACGACGGCCGGGATTCCGTCCCCGTGGGCACGGCCGTGGACTGGCCCAACTACAAGGTGCGCGGCTTCATGCTGGACGTCGGCCGGCGGTTCTTCACCCCCGACTACATCCGCGACTACCTGCGGGTGATGGGCTGGTTCAAGCTCAACCAGCTGCAACTGCACCTCAACGACAACGGTTTCAAGGGCGGCAAGCCCTGGAGCGAAGTCCAGGCCGGCTTCCGGCTCAAGACCGACAACCCCGAACTGGCCGGGCTCGCTTCCCGGGACGGGGCCTACGACCGTGCCGACTGGGACTCCTTCGAGAACACCGCTGCCGCGAACGGCGTCACGATCATCCCCGAGATCGACGCGCCTGCCCACTCACTCGCGTTCATCCGCTTCCGCCCGTCGCTCGGACTCAACAACGGCGACTCCGACCACCTCGATCTCTCCAAGCCGGAGACCACCGCGTTCATGAAGTCGGTGTTCGACGAGTTCGTGCCCTGGTTCCGTAGCCCCGACGTGCACTTCGGCGCCGACGAGTACACCGTTGACAAGCCCCGCTACAAGGGCTACTTCAACGAGATGGCCGCGCACATCCGTGCGCTCGGCAAGCAGCCGCGGGCCTGGGGCAGCCTGTCGGTCATGGCGGCCAGCAGTGACGGCTACGACCGCGACGTGACCATGAACAGCTGGAACAACGGCTGGTACGGGCCGCAGGCGCTCAAGCGGGACGGCTACTCCTTCATCAACACCAATGACGCCCTGCTCTACATAGTCCCGTTCGCGGGCTACTACCACGGCCGCGGGCTGGACGGTAAGTACCTCTACGACCAGTGGGAGCCGCATGTCTTCCCCGGCGGGCAGAGCGTGGCCCCCGGTGACCCGCAGTTGCTCGGAGCCATGTCGGCGGTTTGGAACGACCTGACCGAGGCCGACTACTCGGAGCTGGACGTGCACGGCCTGGTCGAGCCCACGTTCGGCACGCTCGCGCAGAAGATGTGGAGCGGAGCCAAGGCCGGCGTGCCGTACAGCACCTTCCTGGACACGGTCCGCAAGCTCGGCGTGGGCACCGGACTGACGAAGGTCTCCACCACGCTTGCCGCGTCGGCGTCCGGAGAGGTGAGCCTGGGCAAGGAGGCGACTGCCTCCGCCGGTGACGCGGACGCCGCCTTCGACGGGGTGCGCACCACGACATGGGCCAGTGGCCCAGGAGACGAGGCATGGCTGCGGGTCGACCTCGGCAAGCCGGTGGCGATCAGCAACGTCGAGTTGGACTGGGCGCTCGCCCACGGGCGCTCGTACGAGATCCAGGTGTCACGCGACGGCGAGCACTGGACCACCGTCGCGAGCCGAACCGGCCGCGGATCCGCGGGAGTCGACACCCTGACGTTCGAGCCGGTCACGGCACGGCACGTACGGCTCGTCGGTACGCAGGCGGGTACGAAGCAGGACGGGTACGCCCTGTGGAGCATGCGTGTGTTCGAGGTCCCGGACCTGGCACTGCACCGGCCGACGACGGCCTCCTCGTCCGAGGTGGCGAGCCTGGGGCCGGAGAACGCCACCGACGGCGACGGCAAGACCCGGTGGGCCAGTGCCTACCGCGACGGCGAATGGATCCAGGTGGACCTCGGTTCCCGGCAGACCGTCCGGCGTGTCCTGCTCGACTGGGAGGCGGCTTCCGGTCGTGACTACGACATTCAGGTCTCCGACGACGCCGCTGATTGGAAGACGGTGGCCTCGGTTCGGGGCAAGCCGGCCGGCGCCCGCCTGGACGAGCTCACCTTCGACCCGGCGACCGCCCGGTACGTGCGGATGCAGGGCATCAAACGGGCGAGCGGCTTCGGCTACTCGCTGTGGCGCCTGGAGGTTCGTTCCACGAGTCCGGACCCCGACCCCGCGTAG
- a CDS encoding SDR family NAD(P)-dependent oxidoreductase — translation MADERVYLVTGGGTGIGAATARTLARAGHKVAVSGRRPEPLRLVAEEIGALPVPSDIGDPAAVTSLVETVLGTYGRLDGLVLNAGIGRGGGVGEVTLEDWDEVMRTNLTGPFLLLRAALPHLLDARGAVVAVASVSALRNGVGNAAYATSKAALLQLCRSLAVDYGGAGLRANTVCPSWVRTDMADRRMSRFADEAGLDGNGLDAAYEEVTRVLPAGRPGEPQEVAEAIAWLLSPAASFVNGAVLTVDGGATALDPGTLGFEFRLDPRTPRA, via the coding sequence ATGGCGGACGAACGCGTGTACCTGGTGACCGGGGGCGGAACGGGGATCGGGGCGGCGACCGCGCGTACATTGGCCCGGGCGGGACACAAGGTGGCGGTGTCCGGGCGTCGCCCCGAGCCGCTGCGGCTGGTCGCCGAGGAGATCGGCGCCCTGCCCGTACCGTCGGACATCGGAGACCCCGCCGCGGTGACCTCACTCGTCGAGACGGTGTTGGGCACGTACGGGCGGCTCGACGGTCTGGTGCTCAACGCCGGCATCGGGCGAGGCGGTGGGGTGGGGGAGGTGACCCTGGAGGACTGGGACGAGGTCATGCGGACCAACCTCACTGGTCCGTTCCTGCTGCTGCGCGCCGCGCTCCCCCATCTGCTCGACGCCCGCGGCGCGGTGGTCGCGGTGGCCTCGGTCTCCGCTCTGCGCAACGGCGTCGGGAACGCCGCCTACGCCACCTCCAAAGCGGCGCTGCTCCAGCTGTGCCGGTCGCTCGCGGTCGACTACGGGGGCGCAGGCTTGCGTGCCAACACGGTGTGCCCGAGCTGGGTGCGCACCGACATGGCGGACCGCCGAATGAGCCGGTTCGCCGACGAGGCGGGCTTGGACGGGAACGGTCTGGACGCGGCATACGAGGAGGTGACCCGGGTCCTGCCCGCCGGGCGGCCCGGTGAGCCGCAAGAGGTCGCGGAGGCCATCGCCTGGCTGCTGTCACCCGCCGCCTCGTTCGTGAACGGCGCGGTGCTCACCGTCGACGGCGGCGCGACCGCACTCGACCCGGGCACCCTCGGCTTCGAGTTCCGGCTCGACCCACGCACCCCGCGGGCCTGA
- a CDS encoding GNAT family N-acetyltransferase, which translates to MRHVLHSADEATVRKVMEHVTAPGVWLKSFVPPETLEPWLAPGWHLAGGIGYLMTASVPTAHAQAPAETPDGYVLSTWTRASVTRALVRTADGAFAARGQVAVTGLGAVVDQVETDPAHQRRGLGRLVMRSLTAAAAEQGATAGVLGATAEGRALYETMGWRTLAPLTGAMRGPDPSDT; encoded by the coding sequence ATGCGGCACGTCCTGCACTCGGCGGACGAAGCGACCGTCCGCAAGGTCATGGAGCACGTCACCGCGCCTGGTGTCTGGTTGAAGTCATTCGTCCCACCGGAAACGCTTGAGCCCTGGCTCGCCCCCGGCTGGCACCTCGCCGGCGGAATCGGCTACCTGATGACCGCCTCGGTGCCCACGGCCCACGCCCAAGCCCCGGCCGAAACGCCCGACGGTTACGTCCTGAGTACTTGGACGCGTGCCAGTGTCACCCGCGCCTTGGTGCGCACAGCCGACGGCGCGTTCGCCGCGCGGGGCCAGGTCGCCGTCACCGGCCTAGGCGCCGTCGTCGACCAGGTGGAGACCGATCCGGCCCACCAACGGCGCGGCCTGGGACGCCTGGTGATGCGCAGCCTCACCGCCGCTGCCGCGGAGCAGGGTGCCACGGCAGGCGTTCTGGGCGCGACGGCGGAAGGCCGAGCCCTGTACGAGACGATGGGATGGCGCACACTGGCCCCGCTCACGGGCGCCATGCGGGGCCCGGACCCGTCCGACACCTGA
- a CDS encoding DinB family protein encodes MIDEFAKDNLHERLRRDRKALLWKLDGLSEYDVRRPLTATGTNLLGLVKHVATVEARYFGEVFDRPSPEPLPRWQDHNGSDLWATEDETRDQIVGFYRRTWEHSDATITQLALDSPGHVPWWPEPHTNTNLFAIMVHVLGESNRHAGHADILREGLDGRTGVRPEHEQQIDEEARAAYCAKIEQAARSAAPIKA; translated from the coding sequence ATGATCGATGAGTTCGCGAAAGACAACCTGCACGAGAGACTGCGACGGGACCGCAAGGCGCTGCTCTGGAAGCTCGACGGCTTGTCCGAATACGATGTCCGCCGACCTTTGACGGCGACCGGGACCAACCTCCTCGGCCTGGTCAAACACGTGGCCACCGTCGAGGCCAGGTACTTCGGCGAGGTCTTCGACCGCCCTTCCCCGGAACCGCTGCCCCGGTGGCAGGACCACAACGGCAGCGATCTGTGGGCGACCGAGGACGAGACCCGCGACCAGATCGTCGGGTTCTACCGGCGCACGTGGGAACACTCGGACGCGACGATCACCCAGCTCGCCCTCGACTCCCCCGGCCACGTGCCATGGTGGCCGGAGCCTCACACCAACACGAACCTGTTCGCCATCATGGTCCATGTCCTCGGCGAGTCCAACCGGCATGCAGGCCACGCCGATATCCTGCGCGAGGGCCTCGACGGTCGGACCGGGGTGCGCCCCGAACACGAGCAGCAGATCGACGAGGAAGCCCGTGCAGCCTACTGCGCGAAGATCGAGCAGGCCGCCAGGTCGGCCGCACCGATCAAGGCTTAG
- a CDS encoding class I SAM-dependent methyltransferase, producing MPTLSQGQSNESGPEPHRHRQTAESFGVDAERYDRARPPYPEALVDRIVAASPGRHVLDVGAGTGIEARQFQAAGCTVLGVEPDERMAAFARRTHVEVEVARFEDWQPAGRHFDAVIAGTAWHWVDPVAGAAKAAQVLRPGGRLAPFHHVPQLPAEVIDALAETLRRLAPDSPFDPGLLRGPAVDAYQPLFARITDGIRQTGRFSEPEQWRFAWERTYSREEWLDQLPTFGGLTQLPAETMAEVLDSVGTAIDMLGGHATMPYTSVVITSTRSPAA from the coding sequence ATGCCCACATTATCGCAGGGACAGTCGAACGAGTCCGGACCCGAACCCCACCGCCACCGGCAGACCGCCGAGTCGTTCGGCGTGGACGCCGAACGCTACGACCGTGCCCGACCGCCGTATCCCGAGGCCCTGGTGGACCGGATCGTCGCAGCAAGCCCCGGTCGGCACGTCCTCGACGTCGGAGCCGGCACCGGCATCGAGGCCCGACAGTTCCAGGCGGCCGGCTGCACGGTGCTCGGTGTCGAGCCCGACGAACGGATGGCCGCCTTCGCGCGACGCACCCATGTCGAGGTCGAGGTCGCCAGGTTCGAGGATTGGCAGCCGGCCGGACGACACTTCGACGCGGTCATCGCCGGCACCGCCTGGCACTGGGTGGACCCCGTCGCCGGCGCGGCCAAGGCCGCCCAGGTCCTCAGGCCCGGCGGCCGGCTCGCCCCCTTCCACCACGTCCCCCAACTCCCGGCCGAAGTGATCGACGCCCTCGCCGAAACACTCCGGCGCCTCGCCCCCGACTCCCCGTTCGACCCCGGCCTGCTGAGAGGACCGGCCGTGGACGCGTACCAGCCACTGTTCGCGAGAATCACCGACGGGATCCGGCAGACGGGCAGGTTCAGCGAGCCGGAACAGTGGCGCTTCGCATGGGAGCGCACCTACTCCCGGGAGGAGTGGCTCGATCAGCTCCCCACCTTCGGAGGCCTCACCCAACTTCCCGCCGAGACCATGGCGGAGGTCCTGGACAGCGTCGGGACCGCGATCGACATGCTGGGCGGCCACGCCACCATGCCCTACACATCCGTCGTGATCACCTCGACCCGCTCCCCTGCGGCCTGA
- a CDS encoding TetR/AcrR family transcriptional regulator: protein MPSGVHIHNVRGQLFEAAERVLLRDGPDALTSRAVTEEANCAKGVLHRHFADFDAFLAELVLDRIRGIEGRTTTLRAAAGTGNVVDNLAEALQDLFGPVTVSVIALITFRDGLRARLREAGLTGIPLAVQGTTMIATYLTAERELGRLAGDADIDTLAPTLVGAGHLLFADRASAPPRTVAVRKMVTTVIAGALRPVS from the coding sequence ATGCCGTCAGGGGTACACATCCATAACGTGCGCGGCCAGTTGTTCGAGGCCGCCGAGCGCGTCCTGCTCAGGGACGGGCCCGACGCGCTGACCAGCCGGGCGGTCACGGAGGAGGCGAACTGCGCCAAGGGCGTGCTGCACCGGCACTTCGCCGACTTCGACGCCTTCCTGGCGGAACTCGTCCTCGACCGCATCCGCGGCATCGAGGGCCGAACCACGACTCTGCGCGCCGCCGCCGGTACGGGGAACGTGGTCGACAACCTCGCCGAGGCGCTGCAGGACCTGTTCGGGCCCGTCACGGTGTCCGTCATCGCGCTCATCACCTTCCGCGACGGCCTTCGCGCCCGACTGCGCGAGGCCGGCCTGACCGGCATCCCGCTGGCCGTGCAAGGCACCACCATGATCGCCACGTACCTCACCGCCGAACGAGAGTTGGGGCGCCTGGCCGGCGACGCCGACATCGACACGCTCGCCCCCACCCTCGTCGGGGCCGGTCACCTGCTTTTCGCCGACCGGGCGAGCGCCCCGCCGCGGACGGTCGCCGTCCGAAAGATGGTGACCACCGTCATCGCCGGCGCCCTGCGCCCCGTGTCGTGA
- a CDS encoding FAD-dependent monooxygenase, with protein sequence MNVLISGASVAGTTLAYWLRRHGYIVTVVERAPAVRPGGYKVDIRGAALEVVERMGLRDGVRAARTDVRAGSVVDANGKRVAAMDGDTFGGRQHGDAELMRGDLTTLLYEASREGVTYLFDDSIEKLSQQAEGVDVVFASGRTGTYDLIVGADGLHSNTRALAFGSEDQYVRDLGYYVSISTVPNHLGLDREELTYVGPGRTALTYSTAGETTAKAMFLFASESLSYDRHDRAAQQGLLADAYAGEGWEVPRLLEAARVAEDFYFDSLSQVHMERWSTNRVVLVGDAAYCASPASGQGTSLALVGAYVLAGELAAAAGDHAAGFAGYERAMRPFVQANQDLGPANIKRMVMRTKGQVRISMMMLGLLNRMPGKDRIMAKAIEPIHKAANAIALKTY encoded by the coding sequence ATGAACGTCCTGATCTCCGGAGCAAGTGTCGCCGGTACCACCCTCGCCTACTGGCTGCGTCGCCACGGCTACATCGTGACCGTCGTCGAGCGGGCCCCGGCCGTGCGCCCGGGCGGCTACAAGGTCGACATCCGGGGTGCCGCGCTGGAGGTCGTCGAGCGCATGGGCCTGAGGGACGGGGTCCGTGCGGCCCGTACCGATGTGCGTGCCGGCTCGGTCGTCGACGCGAACGGCAAGCGTGTGGCCGCCATGGACGGTGACACGTTCGGTGGCCGGCAGCACGGTGACGCGGAGCTGATGCGAGGCGACCTGACCACACTGCTGTACGAGGCGAGCCGCGAGGGCGTGACGTACCTCTTCGACGACTCGATCGAGAAGCTGTCCCAGCAGGCCGAAGGTGTGGACGTGGTGTTCGCCTCCGGGCGCACCGGCACGTACGACCTGATCGTCGGCGCGGACGGGCTGCACTCCAACACCCGGGCGCTGGCCTTCGGTTCGGAGGATCAGTACGTGCGCGACCTCGGCTACTACGTGTCGATCTCCACCGTTCCCAACCACCTCGGACTTGACCGCGAGGAGTTGACGTACGTCGGGCCGGGCCGTACCGCGCTGACGTACAGCACCGCGGGCGAGACGACGGCCAAGGCCATGTTCCTGTTCGCTTCGGAGTCACTGTCCTACGACCGGCACGACCGCGCCGCGCAGCAGGGGTTGCTCGCCGACGCGTACGCCGGGGAGGGCTGGGAAGTACCGCGCCTGCTCGAAGCCGCCAGAGTTGCCGAGGACTTCTACTTCGACTCGCTGTCGCAGGTGCACATGGAGCGTTGGTCGACGAACCGGGTCGTGCTGGTGGGTGACGCCGCGTACTGTGCCTCGCCCGCCTCCGGCCAGGGCACGAGTCTGGCGCTGGTCGGGGCGTACGTGCTGGCGGGCGAACTGGCCGCCGCGGCAGGGGACCATGCCGCAGGTTTCGCCGGGTACGAGCGCGCGATGCGCCCGTTCGTACAGGCCAACCAGGACCTCGGCCCGGCGAACATCAAGCGGATGGTGATGCGCACCAAGGGGCAGGTGCGGATCTCGATGATGATGCTGGGGCTGCTCAACCGGATGCCCGGCAAGGACCGCATCATGGCCAAGGCGATCGAGCCCATCCACAAGGCCGCCAACGCGATCGCGCTGAAGACGTACTGA
- a CDS encoding GbsR/MarR family transcriptional regulator, which yields MPGGRLTRQDREGIADGLADGLTYTEIAARLDRPLSTVTREVSRNGGPDGYRADQAQQATQDRARRSRPGRQSSADTGPARRVADPDAVQELEDRFTDVMVGTGLSRMAARVLSALYLTDSGSLSAAELVERLKVSPASVSKAIGQLEQQELLRRERDSHHRRERYVIDADAWFRGWTASARQNSALADFAHEGAETLGAASPAGGRLNDIGDFFQHVGQAMLHAAEQWRQDRTARRTTEEL from the coding sequence ATGCCAGGAGGCCGGCTGACGCGTCAGGATCGAGAGGGGATCGCCGACGGGCTCGCCGACGGGCTCACGTACACGGAGATCGCCGCTCGGCTCGACCGTCCTCTGTCGACCGTCACGCGGGAGGTGAGCCGTAACGGCGGCCCCGACGGCTATCGGGCCGACCAGGCGCAGCAGGCCACCCAGGACCGAGCCCGACGAAGCCGCCCGGGACGCCAGTCGTCAGCAGACACTGGCCCAGCCCGGAGGGTCGCCGACCCTGACGCCGTCCAGGAACTGGAAGATCGCTTCACAGACGTCATGGTCGGCACCGGACTGTCCCGGATGGCCGCCCGTGTCCTCTCGGCGCTCTATCTCACCGACAGTGGCAGCCTCTCGGCCGCCGAACTCGTCGAGCGGCTGAAGGTCAGCCCCGCCTCGGTCTCCAAGGCCATCGGCCAGCTCGAACAGCAGGAACTCCTCCGCCGCGAACGCGACTCCCACCACCGTCGTGAACGCTACGTCATCGACGCGGACGCCTGGTTCCGCGGCTGGACGGCCAGCGCCCGCCAGAACTCCGCGCTGGCCGACTTCGCCCACGAGGGAGCGGAGACTCTCGGCGCCGCCTCACCGGCCGGTGGTCGGCTCAACGACATCGGCGACTTCTTCCAACACGTCGGACAGGCCATGCTGCACGCGGCCGAACAATGGCGGCAGGACCGCACCGCACGCCGCACCACCGAGGAGCTCTGA
- a CDS encoding chromosome condensation regulator yields MLAISSALAAGRRHSVGRRWDGTVLAVGNTASAECRVERWEDVVAVAAGNVHTATNTGRSHTVGLRSDGTALATGWNGDGQCDVAGWRGVTAVAAGWRRTLGLLANGRVLATGRSSEGQCDVQSWREMVVVSCGDWHSVGVRSDGTALATGNNRRGQCAVEGWRDLAAISAGYLHTVGLRADGRAVAAGDRSTGVCEVDDWEDVVALSAGSYHTVGVTASGRVLAAGDNSYRQCEVGDWRDIVAVAAGSTHTLGLRANGTVVTAGNNADRQCEVDAWSGVQLP; encoded by the coding sequence ATGCTCGCTATCTCGTCGGCGCTGGCGGCCGGAAGGCGCCATTCGGTCGGACGGCGCTGGGATGGAACCGTTCTCGCTGTGGGCAATACCGCCTCTGCTGAATGTCGTGTCGAGCGATGGGAAGACGTCGTCGCGGTGGCAGCCGGGAATGTCCATACCGCGACGAACACGGGCAGGTCTCACACGGTGGGACTCCGGTCGGACGGCACAGCGCTGGCAACTGGATGGAACGGCGATGGGCAATGTGATGTCGCCGGATGGCGAGGCGTCACGGCCGTGGCCGCAGGTTGGCGCCGCACACTCGGGCTGCTCGCGAATGGCCGCGTGCTAGCGACTGGCCGGAGTTCAGAAGGACAGTGTGACGTGCAGTCCTGGCGCGAGATGGTCGTCGTCTCGTGTGGTGACTGGCATTCGGTTGGCGTTCGGTCGGACGGTACTGCCCTGGCCACGGGGAACAATCGACGAGGGCAGTGTGCCGTTGAAGGGTGGCGTGACCTGGCCGCCATTTCGGCTGGGTATCTCCATACCGTCGGCCTCAGAGCCGACGGGCGGGCGGTAGCGGCCGGAGACCGGTCAACCGGGGTGTGCGAGGTCGATGACTGGGAAGACGTGGTGGCGCTCAGTGCGGGCAGCTACCACACTGTCGGGGTCACTGCGTCGGGCCGGGTCCTTGCAGCGGGAGACAATAGCTACCGACAGTGCGAAGTCGGCGATTGGCGCGACATTGTCGCCGTGGCGGCCGGGTCCACGCACACCCTCGGCCTGCGCGCCAACGGCACAGTCGTGACCGCGGGGAACAATGCCGACAGGCAGTGCGAAGTCGATGCCTGGTCCGGAGTCCAGCTTCCATAG